GCAGATAAGCAAAAAAAAGGCGTATGATATCCTCGTGAAATCCAGACGAGGAGATTTTGTCAAAGCACTGGCGGAGTTGTACTATGCTGAAGTTCGCTTGAATCAAAAAAATATTTTATTTTTGAAAGAGAACAGGATTTATAAATATATATCCTTGTTTTTAAAGCAGTATGATTCTCCTCGGTTCATACTCATGCACAGAGACCCCAGAGATGTAGTTTCATCGTGGATTCTTTCGCCTGTGCTTAGAGGCGGTCTTATTCGGGCTACTGACACGTGGCTCCAGGATCAGGAAGAATACATCAGACTGGCCTCCATATTGAAATTGTCATTCAATGTGTCCATTGTCGGATATGAACAATTGCTGCTCGATCCACATGGAACGTTAAAGCAAATTTGCGGTGAGATTGATTTAGAATATGATCACGGGATGCTCAATTACCATGCGGGTAAAGGTGCCCAAGTGCATGCGCAATCTTCTGTCGATTGGCGTAATACCTCCAATCCCATAATGAAAGACAATTGCAACAAGTATTTAAAAACGTTGCGGAGTGGTCAGTTGGCTTATGTTGAAAAGAGATGTGGAGCGCTGATGCAAGTGTTCGGTTACAAAACAGTTGGCCCTCAAATGAGTGAAAAGGAATTTTCTGATCTGGAAAAACGACTCAGACTCGAAGAGCCATGGGATAAAGAGGCGTATCAAAAAGTTGGGAAGAAAGAGAGAGTAACCCGAGCAGAGTGGGGTAAGGCATTACGTAAAATTGAGGAAAGAACGGCGACTTTAAGCTCGTAATGTAAGGCTGGTAGCGCTTAGGTCGATCGACCGGACACGCTCATAACCATGCTCTGAACGAGCTACTTAGATTTCGCTGACCTCAGAACTTTTCGCCGCCGATAGCTTTGAGGGCAGTGCTTTCAAGGCTGTGTTCGGTGAACATTTCCTTGGGCTTAGGTGTAAAGGCCCCCCCCTCTTAAAGCCAGCTTGTGAGGGCTGGAGAGCAGGGCGCAGTCTCTGGTCTTCAGCTATGATGATAAAACAAGCGCTTATGAGAAATCATAAGCGCTTGTTTTATCTGGAGCCAGGAATCGGAATTGAACCGACGACCTACTGATTACGAAGAAAATGTCTGGAAAATAAGCGTTGAAATAATTGAACTTATTTTGCCAGTTTTTGTATACCGGAGCCAAAAGGCGTATCCTGGTATACACTCGGTATACCAAGAGAAAATACATGGTTTTTGGGCGTTTACTTTTGATTTTCTGATTTGTTATTATTGATGGTTTATCCAGAATTTGCGTGATCCCAGGCTGTTAGAAGAACGACTTACTGATTGCTCGTCAGTTGCTTGTTTTTACAAAACAAGCGTAAGTGTTTGACAAATAGTCGCTGTCTAGTACTACGTGAGAATTGGATTTATGGCTAGAAGCTGTCCTTGTTAGATGTTTTATTACACTAATAAGGCTTTGCTGCCAATTATCGAGCAAGGTGTTAACGTATGGCATTTCAAAAAAAGATAAAGAACGTAGATTATCAATGTAAGAGCTGACTTGCTTTGAATAAAAAATCAGCCTTCCACTTAATATAAGTTCTGATTTTATGAGTCTAGATGTGATTGTATAATCAACTTTAGATGGTAAAAAAGAACTGTTCAAGTAGTTAATTGTCCCATTTTTACAGTCTTCTTCAATATCAGTGACATCATCAAAAAATTGAGCAACAGAACAAAAGATGTTTACTGAATTAATAAGATTTGAAGGAGCATCTCTTTTATACAAATAGTGGTAAGCTATTCGTAACATGGCCAAAGCAAGTGAGCACTTATTAGCTTGTTTGAGGATGTGCTCATTCTTAGGAATATTTGTGTCTTTTTCATGAGCCATCGCAAAAGACATTTTGTTCCAATATAATTCTATTATATTAAATACTAGTTCGGGATAATTTAAAATTGAAATGATTGAATTTTGAGATTTATATAATAACTCGTGAGAAACTGTTCGAAGGGATGATGCATTAGCGATGCTTTTTTCATCAAAAAAATCGTCATAAATTAATGCGCTGACATATAAATCTTGCCAAGCCCCTTCCAAAGGGGTCAACTCGCTGTGAGCAACACCAGAAAAATCCGCAATTAGGCGAGGGACGAGTCGGCCTACTTGCAGAGCGCCTGGTGTACGGTTCTTTCTGCATAATAAAAACGGTGTTGATATGTTATAAATTGCCGATGAGTTAATTGCGTAGCTGTGATCTATATGGTTCAAATTTTGCTTAGGAGTAGTGTTCATAAGAGACCTTCTTTGTTTTTGGCTTTTCAAAAATAGCAGAGATTATATATGTGATTAAGCTAACTCCTGCAGCTGGTACAAAGGCTGTTTCAGGCGTTAAAAAAAGAAATATAAATAAAGTGATAGCCCCTGCAGCCATCGATAGTAAAGCGCTAGTATTCCCAGGACGTTCAAAATAAAAACCGCCGACGATTGCTGGTGCAATAATTAAAAGCATTAATAAAGCATTAACACTTAAGGCCACCAAATTAGGTATAAGCAACGAAATGATTAGCCCGATTATGCCACAAAACAAGGTAGAGAGTCGGGCAATTGATAATTTTCGATCAGGGTTATTATTCAAACTTAAGCGTGGAAAAATCAAGTCATTCGATAGTGTCGCTGCGGCAACCATAATTGTAGAATTTATCGTAGAAATGAAAATGGCTATAAAAGCAGCAAGACCTAATCCAAAGGCTCCTGGGGGGAGGATTGTTGTCATTAGTGTGAATAGAGCATTATCTCTAGAAGCGAGATCAAGCTCAAGCGCTCTGCATACTAGGCCGAAATAGGTGGATATGGCGTAAAATAAAACAATAATAAGCAAAGATACAACCAAAGAATTCCTAGCTGCACTGAGAGACGAAGAAGCATAAATTCTTTGCCAAATTTCCATTGTAACAAACACGCTTACACAGCCAAAGACTAAAGAAGCAATAAAGAATGAAATGCCTCCATAGGCAAATGGATCGTAATAGGTGCTATTAAGATCTAATAATGGTTTATAGCCACCCATTTTTACATACGATAAAGGTAGCATCACTACAAAAAGGACAATTGCCATTACAATGAAATGAATGATGTCAGTGTAAAAATCGCTACGCATGCCAGCAAAAGCTGTGTAAATGATTGTTGAAATAGCTGTAAACCAGACAAGAATATTGGCCTCGATACCGGTCCAAACTTCAAGTAGAGCAGAAAGTCCTAAGAATTGTGCAGCCGTTAACATGACATATACGGATAGAATAAAGATTGCTGCGATAGTTCTGCTTGCACTATTGTAACGAATTGAAAAAAAATCTGCTAACGTATATGCTTTATGCCTGTCTCCGAAGTTTTTAACTTTTGGTGCGAGTTTCAACGCAGCAAAGATTCCTAAGACCCCACCACATGCAGCAGAAAGCCCTAAAGATATGCCTTTATCATATGCTGATGCGCTTGTAGCAACTGTTGTTCCTATACCAACCCATGTTGAGACAATAGAAAAGACAACCAAGGCAAAAGGAGCTTTTCGTGACATCACCATAAAATCGTCTAATGATTGTTGCCTACCAAGTCTAATCGCAAAAATAAATAGGCCCGACACATATAATGTTACAATCAAGGTGTCTAAATTAATCATAAAATTATTCGGACTGGCCGTTCATATTAAAGTTTTTTTGCATGAATACAGTGACAAAGACTTGTTGGAAAGCCATTAATATAATTAATATGTCGGTCGGTAGGAGCATGTATATTGGAATTAGAAGTATGAAAAAAATACGGTGAACATATTTGTCTTTGTTGTGATCAATAAAGCAGCCGAATAGAGCTGCAACAAGTATAAGAGACACAATCGCAATTAGTATGTATAATGTGACTATTGTCATCGTTTGGATATGAAAATTGATATAGTGTGAAACGATAATCAACGTCCCTACAAGGAGGTTTGATATAGTAATATGTGTTGAAATGAATTGTATAACAAATTGCATGCTGTATCTTTTGATATTCGCAATATAAAATTTCCCTAAAATCTGACCCCAATTTGATCTACTGCAGCCATCAATTTCCTTCGAAATTGAATTTATGCTCTTATTAATTTTCGCCATATATACGCTAACTATTTTGTTGTCTTTCTCTATGCCGTTTACGGCAATACTCGCTATGTCCTTGAATGTTGCAAAACGGTAAATGTGGACAACATACAGGTTCCATATGTACGAGACGATAAGAAAAAATCCGAAGAAGAGTATGTCTCTTTGCTCAGGAGTACCTTTCCCAACCATAACTCTCATCTTTAGGACGCAGAATATTATAAGAGTGACAACGCAACATGAATCAATCATGTTTTTTGTTAGATGAGGAGTGTAATCCTCTCTATCCCCCCTCCAGAGTACTGTCACTCTGCTAGCCCAGTCTGAGAAAATAAAAAGAGTGGCCACAATGAGAAAAAAAAAGTTTATCTTTAGGTTTATAGCTTCGACAAGAATGACGTTCACCCCAGCCCCATAAAGAAAGGAGGAAAAACCATCACCTAACAACCGTTTGCTTATATCTTTGTCGATCACATTATTGCCTTTTAACGAAGTAGGCGAGGTTTAGACTGTGTGCGTTTGGCGCCTTTCCAATTTTTTTAAAAATAATCAAAAAATAGGCTAATAATCAACCTATAAGTGTCATTTATACAAATGGCTATATTCTTCGCAGCATTCTCTTAGAAGTGGGTCCACTTTGTTGGACCACTGAACTGCGTTTCTAGGCCTTTGTCAAAGGCCGCCCCAGGACATCTGCCTGGATGCCCATTTCAATTTTTCCTGCGTAGCTGCTGGCAGCGGTATACGCCATTTGCTCCAGGCAAAGCCCCTTCCTGGCATCCAGGGCGATGCTTTTGGCTATCTCGTCAGCTTTTGCGTTGATCGGGTGGACCTTGTAGAAGCTCCCCTCGTGGAGGTAGTGCAGGGCGTGGCAGGTGGCGAAGGTTTCTTCGTCCTCGAAGTCGTGATATGCTGCCGCGATTGCCGTCCTTCCGATCGCTAGCTGTTCGTACATGTCGGGGTCGGAGCATGCTTCTCTGAACACTCCCTGAGCGGCGTCACTCGCCAACGCTTTCGCTTCTTCGAACGATCCGGCAGCCATGGCCGCGTCGATCACTCGCCGTGCTCCTTTGTGTAAAACTTCGTACGCGATGTCCTCTCCCGCTGAGGCCAGGGCTTCTAGGAGGAAGTTCTTCATCTCTTTTTCGGTGATGCTGACGTTGTCGTACGCAATGAAGTCGAGCAACTCGTCGACGATGGTGTAGGCTACATGCCAAATTTCTGCCTCGACAGCGGCTAGGATGTGCTTTGACGTGACGGCGAACGTGGCACCAAACGAGATAGGACCTCCGTGGTCCCATGCGTGGCGCAGGGCGTGTTCCTGGTCGGCCTTGTAGCCGTATGCGCAGCCCCTTGCGATGTCTCCGTGGTGGCTCTGTACGGCCTCTATGGCTCTGTTCAGGGCCGGGATGAGGCTGTGTGATGCGGAGAGCAGGGCGCAGTCCCTTGCCGTCTGGGCAGCGGTGATGCTGGAGTGAGACTTGTCCTCGCGCAGGATCGGCTGGGCGACCTCCCACATGCGTTCCTGGTATTCTTCGTGCTCAACCTCGTCGTGTGCGTAAAGGTGTGCCCGTCGCAGGAGGTCCCTGAGGCCGTCCTAGCTGACTTCGGCGTTCTCCCAGAGGGGCATGAGGCGGTATGTGGCGTCGATGATGAGCAGCCTGAGCGTCTTTTCTATGAAGTCCTCGTGCTGGTAGGATGCGGCATCCATGGCATCCAGGTAGGCGTGAAGGCCGAGACTTTCGAGTATGAACGGGAACGTGGGCTGGGCGTCCTCGGAGTCCGTCAGAAGGGCGAGCTTGGCCTTTGCGGTCGGCTGCATCCCGTCGTTGACGAGCTTGCCTTCCGCGATGGAAAGAAATTTTTTCATGGTCGTGTCGTGGCTTGGAAGGATGGAGCTCGGGGCAACAAAACAGTACACAAGCAGTTGGTGGGCTTAGATCTCAGGCAGCTTCTCGACGGCCTCTTTCTCGCCGTCGCTGAATGAGCCTGAAGCGAGGAACCGCGTAAGTGTCGCGTGGACTGAATCGTTGACGGCGAGGACTTTGATCTTGCCCGTCTTGGGCTCCTTGATGGCGAGGGTGTCGTCGACGTTCTTGCCGCGCAGGTCGCCGACCTTGAGCCGCATAAGGTCCCCGCACCGGATGCCGTTGTTGGTCGCCATGACAAACAAGAGCAGGTCACGCGGCCTGTCGCGAAGCAGGTCTTTTATGGCCCACGGGGAGGTCGTGCTGACCCGGCAGGTGCCGCATGTCGACCCCAAGCGGGCGATCAGGAACAAGTCCATTGTGTGCCTGGAGTGCGGACGGACCTTCAAGACCCTTTCGAAGAGGCACCTGGAGTCGCACGGGCTGACGCCCGACGAGTACCGGGCCAAGTGGGGATACAAGAAGCGGGCTCCGCTTTCCTGCCGGGAGACGGCCAAGGCCCGCTCAGAGCGCATGAAAGAGATGAAGCTCTGGACTCGGACGGGCAAGAAGCCCGACGACAAGAAGAAGCCCGCGAAGGCCGCAGGCAAGGATGCTGCCAAGGATGCCTAAATTGGAAGGCCCGCCGTGATCACGGCGGGCCTTCTCCTTTCCATGGGCCGGGAGGGGCGCGTTGGCTCCTCGACCGGCCATGGTTCACCAACTTTTTGAGAATACGCGCCCAGGCGGCGCGGCAGGAGCGATATATGACGAGCAAGGCCAAGGGGCTGATTCCCAGGATGCCCCGGCTGTACGAGACCGAGGACACGCCCGCCGAGGAGAAGCTGATCTGGATTCATTTCTTCATGGGCGAGTCTCACTGGTATGCCGTCGAGTTCGACGGGAAGGATACCTTTTCCGGCTACGTCATCCTGAACGGCGACAAGCAGAACGCGGAGTGGGGGTATTTCTCGCTGTCGGAGCTGACTGAGCTTCGGGTGGGGCTTTTCGTGGTCTGCGTCGAGGACGGCTGGCGGATGCGGGAGTTCGCAGAGATCATGGCCGAACGGCATGGGGAGGGATGGAATGGCTGAGGGGTGGAGGATACACGAGTCTGAAATGCCCAGGCTGGGTGAATCCGAGGGCGTCCCCTTCGAGGACAAGGAGATATGGCTTCACTTCTTCCGTCTTGACTCGGACTCCCATTGGATAGCGACGGAGGCTAATGGAAAGGGGCTGTACTTCGGGTACGTCGTCCAAGACGGCGACTTCGAAAACGCCAAGTGGGGGTACTTCACCCTTGCTGAGATAGCGATGGTGCCGGGGCTGTTGGTCCTGTGCCGGAAGTCGGTGAAGCGATTCGAGGACGTGGTCGCGGAGGTGAGGAGTGACTATTAGAAATCATTAGTTGCGAGTGGATTTCCTATTATACGATTGATGTTATCATCGGAAAATTCTGTGTCTTTTTTTGAAAGCCATTTTATCAAGGCTGAGTATTGGATATTTGCGTACATAAATGCTTGTTGTATTGAACGTATTTTTTTGTTGTGAGTCGATAATTTTATCGTAGTTTTCATGATTGTATCAAGGTAGTCGTGAGTGTTTTCAATGAGAATATTAGTGAATGATGGAGTCTTACCACTATGGACAATCATATTTCTTGCCCGATAAATTCTCCGAATTTGCCATCCAACTCTTTGGGTATGTTTTTCTAGCATAGTTCCAATAGTCTTGGGTGAGGAAAACGCAGACACAAAAAAACTGAAGCGATCTCGTAGTAAATGAAAATCGCCAAACTGTTGTTCTAGTCGTTCCCTTTTTGTCTTGTATATTTCAAGAACTATAATTTTGGTCAGTTTTTCCCTTAAGCTTGTCCCTGGAATTCCAGTAACTGCTTGCGTTAATTCTCTTCTATTCCAACGTATCAAGTCTTTGAGGAGGTTATTCATCAATGTGTCAAAATAGTTGATATTGAGCACTGGGGTGATTGAATCAACAATGTGTTTGATTTTCGAGATGTCTTTGTCCTCCCACTTAACGGGAACAATTGATTCAAGGGCTATCCATAGGTTGATTAGTTGATTTTCTTCGAACCTGCTTTCCAAGGCCATCGAGTGGAGTTCTGCTGCGCGATGGAATTTTAAAAAAGATTCATGTGCAAGTGAAAAGTCGGGCACGAACTGGTTCATTTTTTTCGCTGCAACTGATGACTTTGAATCACTGCACTTTAGCATTGTGTTTATAGGTGCAGGGGAAGAAGAATATGACTTAGAGTCTTTATCAAAAATTATGCATTTTGAGGAAATGGCGATAGGCTCTTTATGATTGAATATTTTGTATACCGTAAGTGCTTGTTCAATATCTTTGTCTGCTGAAGATCTTGCTCGGTATTTGTCTAATGAGTTTCTGAGTATGCTTATATAGACTTCGTTTTCACCCAGCTTGAATAGCTCTTGATCAAAATCCGCGCCTAAATCGTCGGTGTTTTCATGAACTTGTATTCCAAGTTTTATGCAAGAATCTTTAATCGAAACTATTTGTTTAGATGATTTATATACGAGTGTGTATTCCTTGGGTGTTGACTTAAATAGTTCAAAATACAACTTAATGTCGTTATTTCCAGAAATTGTGTTTGCGCCATAGAAAAAAAAGTTTTGAGAGGATTTATTGATATATATTTGACTGTATCCGAAGTTTATAAGTGTAGTAATGTATGAACGGGCTAATGCTCGAATCCTAGAAGGGGCGAATTGTTCATCAGTAATTGACTGCTCTATAAGTTTTTCGATCTTGCTTTTGTATTGAGGAATGTCGAGTTGTGTTAAAAGGATGCCAATTAAGGTCTTCCTTTCTTCAAAAGTGCATCCAGGATCCTTCAGTATCTTGTATGTGAAGCCCAAGTCTTGTGATATGAGGGACTGTGCAACTTCATCTTTGGAAATTTGGTCGTGTAACTCATCTAAAATATGAGTTAGGTTCGGTCGGGATATTACACCATCATCAATATTGATTATTGTTAACAGCGCTTCGTTGCAGAGTATGCTAGGGTTCATAGCTGAGGGCTTGTAGGTGTCTAGCGAAAAATCAAATAGTAGTTCATCAACTATTTGGGCAAAGAATAATAAATTCTTTGAGTTTTCTAAATCATTCCATTTTTGAATGCTTCGAAAGCGCATGTAGTATTACCTAGTGTTTAGACTGAAATATTCGTGTGTGATTATCGATTTCGAGAATTTCATATAGGCTAAAATTTTCCATTTTGCCAACATTTTAGTGTCTGAGGGTGTTACAGAGTATTTTGATGTAATGTTGTTACCGTCGGTATCAAGTGTATGCTTTCCTTTCCCATGTATCCCCCCCGACCACCCCAGAATCTCCCCATGCACTCAAATGTATACCAAGGCGTATACCAGGGCACAAAAAAAGCGCTTACGAATTATCGTAAGCGCTTGATTTCGTTGGAGCCAGGAATCGGAATTGAACCGACGACCTACTGATTACGAATCAGTTGCTCTACCAACTGAGCTATCCTGGCGAAACGGGAGTCGATTTTTATACCAGGAGACCAGGGGTGGTCAAGGCAAAAGAGCGTAATAGGATAGTTTGTAGGGAGGAAACAATGGGGTGGCTTTTCCTGGGGAGCTTGGTATTGTGCGTCTTGTGGAAAGTTCATTCATCAAATCAGTGGGCTGCCTTGGTGGCTGCATGAACGGGAGATGTGTCGGTTGAGCAAGGGAAGGACCATCGGCAGGGCCGGATTGTTCGGCATGATTGCCGTCTCCTGGGTTTCCATTGCGGTCATCGGCGGGGTCTGGCTGTATTTCATGTTGGCCGATTTCACCGTCGACGCGGACCGCATCCGGGAAGAGCGCTACGAAGAGCGGCGCGACCTGGTCAAGAACGAGGTCCAGGACGCCCTGGAACTGGTGGGGCGGATCAGGCAGGCTTCGTCCGAGAATCTCCTGCGCAAGCTCGAAGCCAAGATTCGGGATGTTCGGGCCCTGAACGAGGTCCTGGGGCGGGACCTGGCCAAGGGGACCGATCCGACCATGGTCCGCGTGGCCACGGTGCGGCTGATGGCCGCACTGGACCGGAGCGAGGCACGCCTCTACGCCATCCGTGGCAAAACCATCTATCTTTTTTCTCCCTTTCCCAAATGGCTTAACCGAGAGGACGCCCTGTCGCAGGTGGAGACCGAACTTGATGGCGTGACCAACGGTCAGCGCAAGCTGGGCCTCAAGGTGGCCGACGGCATGAACCGGTACACTCTGCTGGTCAAGGTCAACGAGTTCAAGGCCCAGGGGTTGCGCGTCGTGGCCGGAGCGTGCCTGGAGATGGCCGAGGAATCGGTCAAGGAATTGGTCCTGCGGAGGCTGGGCGACATTCGCTATGCCAAGAACAGCGCCTTGTTCGGCGGCACGATGGAGGGGGAATCCATTCTCGGGCCGGTCGTGGGCCAGAACATGTGGAACATCACGGACGCCAACGGCGTGAAGATCGTCCAGGAACTGATCAAGGCGGCCAAACGAGGCGGCGGGTTCGTGTCCTACGTCATGCCGCCGTTGGGCGGGCAGCGCAATGAACCCAAGGTGAGTTACGCCGAGGCCATACCGGATTGGGGCTGGTACATCGGTACCGGAGCCTTTGTCGGCGACATCGAAGGCGTTGTCGAGCTCAAGCGCAAGCAACTGGAGCAGCATATTCAGGACCGCGTCCTGCTCATCCTGTCCGGGATGGTTCTGCTCGGCCTGCTGGCTTTTATCCTGTCCCGGCGCATGGCCCGCAACATAGAGACCAACGTGGCGTCATTCACCAAGGTCTGGGAGCGGGCCGCTTCCGGTCAGGGTGAGATCGAGGTTGCCTCTCTGGACTACGCCGAATTCAAGTCCTTGGCCGAGGCCGCGAACAACATGGTCGCCGAACGCCAGGCCGTGCAGGAGGCTTTGACGCAAAGCCTTG
The sequence above is a segment of the uncultured Pseudodesulfovibrio sp. genome. Coding sequences within it:
- a CDS encoding DUF2958 domain-containing protein is translated as MTSKAKGLIPRMPRLYETEDTPAEEKLIWIHFFMGESHWYAVEFDGKDTFSGYVILNGDKQNAEWGYFSLSELTELRVGLFVVCVEDGWRMREFAEIMAERHGEGWNG
- a CDS encoding sodium:solute symporter family protein, with translation MINLDTLIVTLYVSGLFIFAIRLGRQQSLDDFMVMSRKAPFALVVFSIVSTWVGIGTTVATSASAYDKGISLGLSAACGGVLGIFAALKLAPKVKNFGDRHKAYTLADFFSIRYNSASRTIAAIFILSVYVMLTAAQFLGLSALLEVWTGIEANILVWFTAISTIIYTAFAGMRSDFYTDIIHFIVMAIVLFVVMLPLSYVKMGGYKPLLDLNSTYYDPFAYGGISFFIASLVFGCVSVFVTMEIWQRIYASSSLSAARNSLVVSLLIIVLFYAISTYFGLVCRALELDLASRDNALFTLMTTILPPGAFGLGLAAFIAIFISTINSTIMVAAATLSNDLIFPRLSLNNNPDRKLSIARLSTLFCGIIGLIISLLIPNLVALSVNALLMLLIIAPAIVGGFYFERPGNTSALLSMAAGAITLFIFLFLTPETAFVPAAGVSLITYIISAIFEKPKTKKVSYEHYS
- a CDS encoding sulfotransferase, whose product is MVDSPIILMCSERSGSNLISRIFDAHHEICAPAPAHLWRIYGRNAHKYRVGDEVAFADDFSSLLQHTLNPWQISKKKAYDILVKSRRGDFVKALAELYYAEVRLNQKNILFLKENRIYKYISLFLKQYDSPRFILMHRDPRDVVSSWILSPVLRGGLIRATDTWLQDQEEYIRLASILKLSFNVSIVGYEQLLLDPHGTLKQICGEIDLEYDHGMLNYHAGKGAQVHAQSSVDWRNTSNPIMKDNCNKYLKTLRSGQLAYVEKRCGALMQVFGYKTVGPQMSEKEFSDLEKRLRLEEPWDKEAYQKVGKKERVTRAEWGKALRKIEERTATLSS